Proteins from a genomic interval of Caldicellulosiruptor diazotrophicus:
- a CDS encoding molybdate ABC transporter permease subunit — MKKIFFLSVPFLLFLLLPFINLILVVPYTTLINALTKEETITAFGLSFFTAAICSILAFLLCTPFAYLLSSLKKKNEFLEILIDLPNVLPPIITGVLLLLLYGRMGFLGRYLSKIGFEIPFTTSAVVLAQLFVSMGYYLKVSYTSFLAVDKQLKEEGYILGLDELGLLFKVYLPVCKKGIVIGILGTFSRALGEFGATVVFAGNVYGKTQTVSLYIYKLYAQNQDEVYCVSFIMIAISYLLLYITKKLLNNVDY, encoded by the coding sequence ATGAAAAAGATATTCTTTTTATCAGTACCGTTTTTGCTGTTTTTACTCTTGCCTTTTATAAACCTAATCCTTGTTGTGCCATATACTACATTAATAAATGCTTTAACAAAAGAAGAGACCATAACTGCATTTGGTCTTTCATTTTTTACTGCTGCAATTTGCTCTATTTTAGCATTTTTGCTGTGCACACCGTTTGCCTATTTGCTTTCATCTTTGAAAAAGAAAAATGAGTTTCTGGAGATTTTAATTGATTTGCCAAATGTTCTACCGCCAATCATAACAGGTGTTTTGCTTCTTTTACTTTATGGAAGAATGGGTTTTTTAGGCAGGTATTTGAGCAAAATTGGTTTTGAGATTCCATTTACTACATCTGCGGTTGTACTTGCCCAGCTATTTGTTTCGATGGGATATTATTTAAAAGTTTCATATACTTCATTTTTAGCAGTAGACAAACAGCTCAAAGAAGAAGGATATATCTTAGGATTGGATGAATTGGGGCTTTTGTTTAAAGTGTATTTGCCTGTTTGCAAGAAAGGGATTGTGATAGGGATACTTGGGACCTTCTCACGAGCCCTTGGTGAGTTTGGGGCAACAGTTGTTTTTGCGGGGAATGTTTACGGCAAAACTCAAACAGTTTCTCTTTATATTTATAAGCTTTACGCTCAAAATCAGGATGAAGTTTACTGTGTAAGTTTTATTATGATAGCCATCTCATACCTTCTACTTTATATTACCAAAAAACTTTTGAACAATGTTGATTATTAA
- a CDS encoding GntR family transcriptional regulator produces the protein MVYSYSDDKDSRYSPLYEKIFEVIKEKILMGVLKPGDPLVEVKLAEELGVSRTPIREALRQLELEGLVYSIPHKGAFVAVVTAQDIEDIYTIRMLLDGLAARWAAQKITKDEEDELTEIITLMELYTKKKDVPKVMKTDSQFHQLIYKASKSKPLEHVLSTFHSYIIRARATSFETPGRLEEAMEEHKLIFDAIVSRDPDKAEEYMKLHVKNAAKNLIEQKKSEEKTAAGK, from the coding sequence ATGGTATATAGTTATTCAGATGACAAAGACTCAAGATATTCTCCTTTATATGAAAAAATTTTTGAAGTTATAAAAGAAAAGATTTTGATGGGAGTATTAAAACCTGGAGACCCGCTTGTTGAAGTAAAACTTGCAGAAGAGCTTGGAGTTTCTCGAACACCTATAAGAGAGGCGCTGCGCCAGCTTGAACTTGAAGGACTTGTATATTCAATTCCTCACAAAGGTGCGTTTGTGGCAGTTGTGACTGCTCAGGACATAGAGGATATATACACAATAAGAATGCTTTTAGACGGACTTGCTGCGCGCTGGGCTGCACAGAAAATTACAAAAGATGAAGAAGACGAGCTTACTGAAATTATAACTCTTATGGAACTTTATACAAAGAAAAAAGATGTTCCAAAGGTTATGAAAACAGATTCGCAGTTTCACCAGCTCATTTACAAAGCATCAAAGAGCAAGCCGCTTGAGCATGTTTTATCCACATTCCATAGCTATATAATAAGGGCAAGAGCAACTTCTTTTGAGACACCTGGCAGACTTGAGGAGGCTATGGAGGAACACAAGCTTATATTTGATGCAATAGTCAGCAGAGACCCTGATAAGGCTGAAGAATATATGAAACTTCATGTTAAAAACGCAGCAAAAAATCTAATTGAACAAAAGAAGAGTGAAGAAAAAACAGCAGCAGGGAAATAA
- a CDS encoding aconitate hydratase produces MGLTVAQKIIKQHLVRGEMVPGKEIAIRIDQTLTQDSTGTMAYLQFEAMGINRVKTKRSVAYIDHNTLQTGPENADDHLYIQTVAKKYGIYFSKPGNGICHQVHLERFAVPGQTLLGSDSHTPTAGGIGMLAIGAGGLDVAVAMGGGEYYLIMPKIVKVILKGKLQPWVSAKDIILELLRRLTVKGGVGKIFEYTGEGIKTLSIPERATITNMGAELGATTSIFPSDEVTYEFLKAQGREADFVEILPDPDAQYDEEIEIDLSSLVPLAACPHSPDNVVPVSELKGIKVDQIAIGSCTNSSYKDLMKVAKILEGKTIAEHVSLVISPGSKQVLSMLAQNGALASMVGAGARILECACGPCIGMGQAPRTGGISLRTFNRNFEGRSGTPSAQVYLVSPETAAASAITGYITDPRTLGDEPEVEMPKRFLINDNLIVPPAENPDEVEVIRGPNIKPFPQGKPLPDIVVGKVLIKLGDNITTDHIMPSNAKLLPYRSNIPYLSDYCLTPCDPDFPKKARENGGGFIVGGVNYGQGSSREHAALVPLYLGIKGVLAKSFARIHMANLINNGIIPMVFENPSDYDTIEELDELKIENAREQIEKSDVLIIENVTKGLKYKMILNLTDRQRQMILHGGLLNLTKAMGMK; encoded by the coding sequence ATGGGTTTGACAGTTGCGCAAAAGATTATAAAGCAGCACTTAGTTAGAGGTGAAATGGTACCTGGAAAAGAGATAGCAATCAGAATTGACCAAACACTTACTCAAGACTCAACAGGTACAATGGCATATCTTCAGTTTGAAGCAATGGGTATTAACAGGGTGAAAACTAAAAGGTCAGTTGCATACATTGACCACAACACTCTTCAGACAGGACCTGAGAATGCAGACGATCATCTTTACATACAGACTGTTGCCAAAAAATATGGTATATACTTTTCCAAGCCAGGAAATGGAATCTGTCACCAGGTTCATCTTGAAAGGTTTGCAGTCCCAGGTCAAACACTTTTGGGTTCAGACAGCCACACTCCAACAGCTGGTGGAATAGGCATGCTTGCAATTGGCGCAGGTGGTTTGGATGTTGCCGTTGCAATGGGTGGGGGCGAATATTACTTAATTATGCCAAAGATTGTAAAAGTAATTCTCAAAGGCAAGCTACAACCTTGGGTTTCTGCAAAGGATATTATTTTGGAACTTTTAAGAAGGCTCACAGTTAAAGGTGGTGTGGGCAAGATTTTTGAATACACAGGTGAGGGTATAAAGACTTTATCTATACCAGAAAGAGCCACGATTACAAATATGGGGGCTGAACTTGGTGCAACAACTTCTATATTCCCATCTGATGAAGTGACATACGAATTTTTGAAGGCACAAGGAAGAGAGGCTGACTTTGTTGAGATTTTGCCCGATCCCGATGCACAGTATGATGAGGAGATTGAGATAGATTTATCGAGCTTGGTGCCACTTGCAGCATGTCCGCACAGTCCTGACAATGTTGTGCCTGTGAGTGAGTTAAAAGGTATAAAGGTTGACCAGATTGCAATTGGAAGCTGTACAAATTCATCTTACAAAGACCTCATGAAGGTTGCAAAGATTTTGGAAGGGAAAACCATTGCAGAGCATGTATCACTTGTCATATCTCCAGGGTCAAAACAGGTATTGAGTATGCTTGCTCAAAATGGTGCGCTGGCATCAATGGTTGGAGCAGGTGCACGGATTTTAGAGTGTGCGTGTGGTCCTTGTATAGGAATGGGGCAAGCACCAAGAACAGGGGGTATTTCGCTCAGAACTTTTAACAGAAACTTTGAAGGTAGAAGTGGCACACCTTCTGCTCAAGTTTACCTTGTATCTCCTGAAACTGCTGCAGCATCAGCAATTACAGGATATATCACAGACCCGCGGACCCTTGGTGATGAACCAGAAGTTGAAATGCCAAAAAGATTTCTTATAAATGACAACTTAATAGTGCCACCTGCTGAAAATCCTGACGAGGTTGAGGTTATAAGAGGACCTAATATAAAACCATTCCCGCAAGGAAAACCTTTGCCAGATATTGTTGTGGGAAAAGTGCTGATAAAGCTTGGAGACAATATCACAACAGACCACATTATGCCTTCAAATGCAAAGCTTTTGCCGTACAGGTCAAACATTCCGTATTTGTCTGACTACTGCTTGACACCATGCGATCCTGATTTTCCTAAAAAAGCACGCGAAAATGGCGGCGGGTTTATAGTAGGTGGAGTAAACTATGGACAGGGGTCATCCAGAGAACATGCAGCACTTGTACCACTTTATTTGGGTATAAAAGGGGTTTTGGCGAAGAGCTTTGCTCGAATTCACATGGCAAATTTGATTAACAATGGAATCATTCCAATGGTGTTTGAAAATCCGAGTGATTATGATACAATTGAAGAGTTGGATGAGCTCAAAATTGAAAATGCAAGAGAGCAGATAGAAAAAAGTGATGTTTTAATAATTGAAAATGTCACAAAAGGACTAAAATACAAAATGATTTTAAACCTGACAGACAGACAACGTCAGATGATTTTGCATGGCGGGCTTTTAAACCTCACCAAAGCTATGGGTATGAAATAA
- a CDS encoding ABC transporter substrate-binding protein codes for MKRLSVKSLIGIVLVLILLISLFTSVESSNTKTIRLGVNLELSGAVAQFGQRNLEGLKMAIEEINNKGGVLGKKIELVIYDNKSDKTEALNVATKLATKENVFAMLGPVTSGATKSASVAAQRYKIPLISSTATDDLVTVDERTGKTKAYIFRICFNDSFQGSVMANFALKTLKVKTAAVIYDASSDYSKGLYKNFKEAFTKSGGKLVAEEAFSKGEQDFNGILTKIRDKKPQAIFAPVYYDEAGLIIKQARELGMWIPILGSDGFDDPKVIEKAGSKYATNVFFSTHYSSQDTDKKVQDFRKRYQQKYKIEPNALSALGYDLGYFIADAIKRANSTTDKEKLRRAIENTKNFVGITGIISIDSKHNAKKSAVIIEIKDGVQKFKQKLNP; via the coding sequence ATGAAAAGGTTAAGTGTGAAGAGTCTGATTGGAATTGTTCTGGTCTTGATTTTATTAATTTCTCTTTTTACCAGTGTAGAATCTTCGAACACAAAAACAATACGACTTGGTGTAAATCTTGAACTATCAGGCGCAGTTGCACAGTTTGGCCAGAGGAATTTAGAAGGACTTAAAATGGCAATTGAAGAAATAAACAATAAGGGTGGAGTTTTGGGCAAAAAAATTGAGCTCGTGATTTACGACAACAAATCAGACAAAACAGAAGCATTGAATGTTGCTACAAAACTTGCTACAAAAGAAAATGTTTTTGCGATGTTAGGACCAGTTACGTCAGGGGCAACAAAATCAGCCTCTGTTGCTGCGCAGCGTTATAAAATACCTTTAATTTCCTCTACAGCAACAGATGACCTTGTTACAGTAGATGAACGTACAGGAAAAACAAAAGCTTATATTTTTAGGATTTGTTTTAATGACTCGTTCCAGGGTAGTGTTATGGCAAACTTTGCTCTAAAAACCCTCAAAGTCAAAACTGCAGCTGTGATATATGATGCATCTTCAGATTACAGCAAGGGTCTTTATAAGAATTTCAAAGAGGCATTTACAAAAAGTGGAGGGAAACTTGTAGCTGAAGAAGCATTTTCAAAAGGTGAACAAGATTTTAATGGAATATTAACAAAGATAAGAGACAAAAAACCACAAGCAATATTTGCCCCTGTATATTATGATGAGGCAGGACTTATCATCAAACAGGCAAGAGAACTGGGGATGTGGATACCTATTTTGGGTTCTGATGGTTTTGACGATCCAAAAGTTATAGAAAAAGCAGGCAGCAAATATGCAACAAATGTGTTTTTCTCAACACATTATTCTTCTCAAGACACAGACAAAAAAGTTCAGGATTTTAGAAAAAGATATCAGCAAAAGTATAAGATTGAACCAAACGCGCTTTCAGCATTGGGATATGATTTAGGCTATTTCATAGCAGATGCAATAAAAAGAGCGAATTCAACCACTGACAAAGAAAAACTTCGCAGGGCAATTGAAAACACCAAGAACTTTGTTGGTATTACTGGTATAATTTCAATAGATTCAAAACATAATGCTAAAAAGTCAGCTGTAATAATTGAAATCAAAGATGGTGTTCAAAAATTTAAACAAAAATTGAATCCGTAA
- a CDS encoding Mur ligase produces MKIEKIKVYNYRNIYSDKKVIVLKVKGDIEEAKNFAKLCIHIQNLLGYNLVEYSECLDFDDYIEVVIEHDNQMLVHKVIEFALECIEKGFEPEHFPDKISKLKKLTIETELSPNTRLLKNACMKRGIRFTRIGYTDTFMLGEGKYAKLFSSIISEQDFSKVGLAGDRELFRRFLKLYSFPVVPFDIVFTSDQLIDSIKKLGFPVSIKGCRKDSPNIGNIRTNQQALEAFDMVKSIENRVIVERYVPGKSYKILVVNGKVVAAIERTSPYIIGDGKRRISELLDQGERSNKHIQKNILKQGFTLDDILPKGMKVFLKEPSSFKTGCITTDVTEKVAYENQQLFIKIAEKFGYIVTIIDFVTEDISLPYSVVGGYVVDVETSCDLRIFSQTCNCDIFNTILDVYFEKMPNPAVPIIAVSGTYGKSTILQIMRYILQRCGLETSIDSEIENFYLRNFEDLSDIKLVEFNPEKCIEEIEIEPYVGIITNTFFQNQIERNLLFCKSIKEDGYLIMNINDAYKYLYSAKARCKIVFTSISNHHPDLKAHIEMKKPCVYLDNDVVKIFDGQQIFSFCNIKEIPYSYEGKLMFAVDNILQTIAALYFYGVDIEIIYKFLTEYKNDSHQNPGKFNIFDINGVKVIIDSVNKKEHIKILTLSLNSIGIKNLYFVCEEGKEQNLDFIEDRSKIIYKRITKFADVVEMVSEGIKKAKKGDGVFIILPEPLNRDITFEIREALAKRKKNFVNNA; encoded by the coding sequence ATGAAGATTGAAAAGATTAAAGTTTACAATTACAGAAATATATACTCAGACAAAAAAGTTATAGTATTAAAGGTAAAAGGAGACATCGAAGAAGCAAAAAACTTTGCAAAGCTTTGTATCCATATTCAAAACCTTTTAGGATATAACTTGGTTGAGTACAGTGAATGTTTAGATTTTGATGACTATATAGAAGTTGTAATTGAACATGACAATCAAATGCTTGTACACAAGGTCATAGAGTTTGCTTTAGAGTGTATAGAAAAAGGATTTGAGCCTGAACATTTTCCTGACAAGATTTCAAAATTAAAGAAACTTACAATTGAAACAGAACTTTCACCCAATACGAGGCTTTTAAAGAATGCTTGTATGAAAAGAGGCATTAGATTTACAAGAATCGGATATACTGATACATTTATGCTTGGTGAGGGAAAGTATGCAAAACTTTTTTCGTCTATTATAAGTGAACAGGACTTTAGCAAAGTTGGTTTGGCTGGTGACAGAGAACTTTTTCGGAGGTTTTTAAAGCTTTATTCTTTTCCTGTTGTACCATTTGATATAGTTTTTACATCTGACCAATTAATAGACAGTATAAAAAAATTAGGCTTTCCAGTTTCAATAAAAGGTTGTAGAAAAGATTCTCCCAATATAGGTAATATCAGAACAAATCAACAAGCATTAGAAGCATTTGATATGGTCAAAAGTATTGAAAATAGAGTAATTGTTGAGAGATATGTGCCAGGTAAAAGCTACAAGATCCTGGTTGTAAATGGAAAAGTTGTGGCAGCTATTGAAAGAACCTCTCCATACATTATAGGCGATGGTAAGAGGAGAATTTCAGAACTTTTAGACCAAGGTGAGAGAAGTAATAAACATATTCAAAAGAATATTTTAAAACAAGGTTTTACGTTAGATGATATTTTACCGAAAGGAATGAAGGTTTTCTTAAAGGAACCGAGTAGTTTTAAAACAGGATGTATAACTACAGATGTTACAGAAAAGGTAGCATACGAAAACCAACAGCTTTTTATTAAGATTGCAGAAAAGTTTGGATATATAGTGACCATTATAGACTTTGTTACAGAAGATATTTCCCTACCATATTCGGTTGTTGGAGGATATGTTGTTGATGTTGAGACAAGTTGCGACCTTCGTATATTTTCACAGACGTGCAACTGCGATATTTTCAACACTATTTTGGATGTGTATTTTGAAAAGATGCCAAATCCTGCTGTACCGATAATAGCTGTGTCAGGGACTTATGGGAAAAGCACAATTTTGCAAATAATGAGGTACATTTTACAAAGATGTGGTTTGGAAACATCAATTGATAGTGAAATCGAAAATTTCTATCTCAGAAATTTTGAAGACTTGTCAGACATAAAACTCGTTGAATTCAATCCAGAAAAGTGTATTGAGGAGATAGAGATAGAACCTTACGTAGGTATTATTACCAATACATTTTTCCAAAACCAGATAGAAAGAAACCTTTTGTTTTGTAAAAGTATTAAAGAAGATGGGTATTTAATTATGAACATCAACGATGCTTATAAATACCTATACAGTGCAAAAGCCAGATGTAAGATTGTATTTACATCTATCTCGAATCATCATCCAGATTTAAAGGCTCATATAGAAATGAAAAAGCCATGTGTGTATCTGGATAATGATGTTGTGAAGATTTTTGATGGTCAACAGATTTTTTCATTTTGCAACATCAAGGAGATTCCGTACTCATACGAAGGCAAGCTTATGTTTGCGGTTGACAATATTCTCCAGACGATTGCAGCGCTATATTTTTACGGCGTTGATATTGAGATTATATATAAATTTCTGACTGAGTACAAGAATGATTCACATCAAAATCCAGGGAAGTTTAATATATTTGATATAAATGGTGTAAAAGTAATTATTGATAGCGTTAACAAAAAGGAACATATAAAAATTCTTACTTTGAGCCTCAACTCAATTGGAATTAAAAATCTTTATTTTGTGTGCGAAGAAGGTAAAGAACAAAATTTGGATTTTATAGAAGACAGAAGTAAAATTATATATAAAAGAATAACAAAATTTGCAGATGTGGTTGAGATGGTATCTGAGGGCATAAAAAAGGCAAAGAAGGGAGATGGTGTTTTTATCATTCTGCCAGAGCCATTAAATAGAGATATTACGTTTGAAATAAGAGAGGCACTGGCAAAAAGGAAAAAGAATTTCGTAAACAATGCTTGA
- a CDS encoding beta/alpha barrel domain-containing protein: MIKIENEEYEVLSRNAPNYFKDIFPYTSIPKIPFEDTPVLLDIPETLCISDSTFREGQQAISYIGEDNVERIFEYFHYIDNETGTIEYSEFFLYTNYHRRCVEKCLKKGFKFPRVVGWVRAKKEELKIAKELGLDEVGILMPASDYHIYKKFGKTRFDVAKEYIDIIEEALALNLKPRIHLEDITRADIQNFVIPFILLIESKTKNTGIEIRYKLCDTLGLGVPYEYASLPRGVPRLINVLRLHCGLSHQKLEWHGHNDFYKAQANAVCAWLFGASTVNCCIRGVGERTGIALFEILIFDLIQIKEEIRLKLNFEAYYELEEFLEKFQFV, encoded by the coding sequence ATGATAAAAATTGAAAATGAGGAATATGAAGTTCTATCAAGAAACGCACCAAATTATTTTAAAGATATATTTCCGTACACCTCAATACCAAAGATACCTTTTGAAGATACACCTGTTCTTTTAGATATTCCAGAAACTCTTTGCATTTCAGATAGCACATTCAGAGAAGGTCAGCAAGCAATTTCGTATATAGGAGAAGATAACGTGGAAAGGATTTTTGAATACTTCCATTATATAGATAACGAAACCGGGACAATAGAATACTCAGAATTTTTCCTTTATACAAACTATCACAGACGATGTGTTGAAAAGTGTTTAAAGAAAGGGTTCAAATTTCCACGGGTGGTGGGGTGGGTGAGAGCAAAAAAAGAAGAACTAAAGATTGCTAAAGAGTTGGGGCTTGATGAGGTTGGGATTTTGATGCCAGCATCAGACTATCATATTTACAAAAAGTTTGGCAAGACAAGGTTTGATGTTGCAAAAGAGTATATAGATATAATTGAAGAAGCTCTGGCTTTGAACTTAAAACCAAGGATTCACCTTGAGGATATTACAAGGGCTGATATCCAAAACTTTGTGATACCTTTTATTTTGTTAATTGAAAGTAAAACAAAAAACACAGGGATAGAGATTCGTTATAAACTTTGTGACACATTGGGATTGGGTGTTCCATACGAGTATGCAAGTTTGCCCCGAGGTGTTCCAAGGCTTATAAACGTCTTGCGGCTGCATTGCGGTCTTTCCCATCAAAAGCTTGAATGGCATGGTCACAATGATTTTTATAAAGCCCAGGCAAACGCAGTATGTGCATGGCTGTTTGGAGCATCAACTGTAAATTGTTGTATCAGGGGTGTGGGTGAGAGAACAGGCATAGCTTTATTTGAAATTTTGATTTTTGATCTTATTCAAATAAAAGAAGAGATTAGATTGAAACTTAATTTCGAAGCATATTATGAACTTGAAGAGTTTTTGGAAAAATTTCAATTTGTATAA
- a CDS encoding isocitrate/isopropylmalate dehydrogenase family protein, whose amino-acid sequence MSYRITLIPGDGIGPEVTEAARRVLDASGVKIEWEVVEAGEKVMQEYGTPLPDHVLESVKKNKVALKGPITTPVGTGFRSVNVALRQALNLYANVRPVKSYEGVPSKYTNVDLIIVRENTEDLYAGIEYMAGDDAAVGVKIITRRASERIVKYAFELARREKRRKVTAVHKANIQKLTDGLFLECARKVAQDYPDIEFEDMIVDAMSMKLVQSPENYDVLVMPNMYGDILSDLAAGLVGGLGIAPGANIGEDGAVFEPIHGSAPKRAGQNLANPTATILSGVMMLRYLGELEAADRVEKAVAKVIKEGKEVTYDLGGSTGTKEFADAVIREMERI is encoded by the coding sequence ATGTCATATAGAATCACACTTATTCCTGGCGATGGTATTGGGCCAGAGGTCACAGAGGCAGCACGAAGAGTTTTGGATGCATCAGGTGTAAAAATAGAGTGGGAAGTTGTGGAAGCTGGCGAAAAGGTTATGCAGGAGTATGGGACGCCACTTCCTGACCATGTTTTGGAAAGTGTAAAGAAAAATAAGGTTGCACTAAAAGGTCCTATTACAACACCAGTCGGGACAGGGTTTAGAAGTGTGAATGTTGCGCTCAGACAAGCTCTTAACCTCTATGCAAATGTAAGACCTGTCAAATCTTACGAAGGTGTCCCTTCAAAATACACAAATGTGGATTTAATCATTGTGAGAGAAAATACAGAAGACCTTTATGCAGGTATTGAATATATGGCTGGCGATGATGCGGCAGTTGGTGTTAAAATAATAACAAGAAGAGCAAGTGAGAGGATTGTAAAATATGCATTTGAACTTGCAAGAAGAGAAAAGAGAAGAAAAGTCACAGCTGTGCATAAAGCAAATATTCAAAAGCTCACTGATGGTTTGTTTTTAGAATGTGCAAGAAAAGTTGCGCAGGATTATCCAGATATAGAGTTTGAAGATATGATTGTTGATGCAATGAGCATGAAGCTTGTTCAAAGCCCAGAAAACTATGATGTTTTGGTGATGCCAAACATGTACGGAGATATTCTGTCAGACTTAGCAGCTGGGCTTGTGGGAGGACTTGGTATTGCGCCAGGTGCTAACATTGGCGAAGATGGAGCAGTATTTGAGCCAATCCATGGTTCTGCGCCAAAAAGAGCAGGACAGAACTTAGCAAACCCAACCGCAACCATACTTTCTGGTGTCATGATGCTAAGGTACTTGGGCGAACTTGAAGCAGCTGACAGAGTTGAGAAGGCAGTGGCTAAAGTTATAAAAGAAGGTAAAGAGGTTACATATGATCTTGGAGGTTCAACAGGAACAAAAGAGTTTGCAGATGCTGTCATACGCGAAATGGAAAGAATATAA
- a CDS encoding GGDEF domain-containing protein translates to MSSQLEFCLYKLFEMVGVVAISGIFIVSVFLGKELKNTLIYSFGKIFLSLVILKFLYVLNLEKDVINKVERVQALVFLNITLKFLMIYALIFSVLCQEKLKKFLEKTAILINIGITMIVFFVFEKIRNSKYLVFLTSQITATNVYIFCETVVAIGILILLYLSFTNFYFKQTKSFRIFVLTFAAGEVFLAILKRRGILYTEAIQNGALLYLFIAIFLAVAMQRFRFLHSLSKFSTEVLKERLDVQKSFELLVEFVYEAYSKIFPRMCFYYWHEDDNYRLVVFKDEDKQNSNISSDLQIKASQELLQLNRINTFTIEDFGRLFDCETLETVNSEIFKIAVFVPVLMYNKLVGFLICYSKLKDFNLTDEIKDGLTIFMNFSQALLFQIDRIEKIKNLSTEDELTGIYNRRYFMKELILESISADRYKSKFCIAFFDMDNLKLLNDFYGHSVGDKAIRMIGRIIRDNIRKTDIPARLGGDEFAVIFKNCSKEVIEDRISTIKHLIEKESEQQLPKKIKVSCGIAVYPDDTTSLDELLKIADLRMYEEKLKNKEGDFDGKTK, encoded by the coding sequence ATGAGTTCTCAGTTGGAATTCTGTCTTTATAAGCTTTTTGAAATGGTTGGTGTTGTCGCTATAAGTGGCATATTTATTGTTTCTGTTTTTTTAGGGAAGGAACTAAAAAATACATTGATTTATAGCTTTGGGAAGATATTTTTGTCACTTGTTATTTTAAAGTTTTTGTATGTACTAAACTTAGAAAAAGATGTTATAAACAAAGTTGAAAGAGTCCAGGCTCTTGTTTTTTTAAATATAACTTTAAAATTTTTAATGATATATGCACTTATATTTTCAGTTCTGTGCCAAGAAAAACTAAAAAAGTTTTTAGAAAAAACTGCAATTTTAATCAATATAGGTATAACAATGATAGTTTTTTTTGTGTTTGAAAAAATAAGAAACTCAAAATATTTAGTTTTTCTGACTTCTCAAATAACTGCCACAAACGTTTATATTTTTTGTGAAACAGTAGTTGCAATTGGAATTTTGATTTTATTATATTTAAGCTTTACAAATTTTTATTTCAAACAAACAAAAAGTTTTAGAATATTTGTTTTAACATTTGCTGCAGGAGAAGTTTTTTTGGCCATATTGAAAAGAAGAGGAATTTTATATACAGAAGCAATTCAAAACGGTGCTTTGCTTTATCTTTTTATTGCAATTTTCCTTGCAGTTGCAATGCAGAGGTTCAGGTTTTTACACAGTTTATCAAAATTTAGCACTGAAGTGTTAAAAGAAAGGCTTGATGTACAGAAGAGTTTTGAGCTTCTTGTAGAGTTTGTATATGAGGCGTATTCAAAGATATTTCCAAGGATGTGTTTTTATTACTGGCATGAAGATGATAACTACAGGCTTGTGGTATTTAAAGATGAAGACAAACAAAATAGTAATATAAGTTCAGACCTTCAAATTAAAGCAAGTCAAGAACTTTTGCAACTCAATAGAATTAATACCTTTACTATTGAAGACTTTGGGAGACTTTTTGACTGTGAAACTTTAGAAACTGTGAATTCTGAGATTTTCAAAATTGCCGTATTTGTTCCTGTTTTGATGTATAATAAACTTGTTGGATTTTTGATTTGTTATTCTAAGCTTAAAGACTTTAATCTTACAGATGAGATAAAGGATGGACTTACTATTTTTATGAATTTTTCCCAAGCTCTTCTTTTTCAAATTGATAGAATTGAAAAAATTAAAAATCTATCAACAGAAGATGAGCTGACAGGAATATATAATAGGAGATATTTTATGAAAGAGCTTATTTTGGAATCAATATCTGCAGATAGGTACAAAAGCAAGTTTTGTATAGCTTTCTTTGATATGGATAATTTGAAGCTTTTGAATGATTTTTATGGACACAGTGTGGGTGACAAAGCTATCAGGATGATAGGAAGGATTATAAGAGATAATATCAGAAAAACAGATATTCCTGCAAGGCTTGGTGGAGACGAGTTTGCAGTCATATTTAAAAATTGCAGTAAAGAGGTAATAGAAGATAGAATAAGTACAATAAAGCACCTTATAGAAAAAGAATCTGAACAGCAACTTCCAAAAAAGATAAAAGTAAGTTGTGGAATTGCCGTATATCCTGACGATACCACAAGTCTTGATGAACTTTTGAAGATTGCAGACTTAAGAATGTATGAAGAAAAACTAAAAAACAAGGAAGGTGACTTTGATGGGAAAACAAAGTAA